A single window of Synechococcus sp. CBW1004 DNA harbors:
- a CDS encoding AarF/ABC1/UbiB kinase family protein produces the protein MSAPLPWLPRLTRPLRIWWLASRLLAGLWWDGQRWTYRGGPTPERRAERQRRRARWLVGEFLALGSAFIKLGQLLSARPDVLPADVVEEFARLQDRVPSFPFSVVEELLSQELGERCAEIIDLEVEPLGSASLAQVHRASLRSGRQVVFKVQRPGLEQRFRLDLEVLQQVAAAVQRHPRWGLGRDWLGIAKECRRVLLRELDFRLEAEHAARFRQQFLDDPGIRVPAVVWELSSRRVLCLDYVPGIKITDRAALIEAGLSPSAVAEKGAASYLQQLVRFGFFHADPHPGNLAVASDGALIYYDFGMMGQISERLRSRIGRMVRQAAARDAAGLVGELQQAGVIAAGIDPGPVRRLVRLMLNEALTPPFTADVLGKLSGDLYDLVYGQPFRLPPELIFVMRALSTFEGVGRSLDPGFSLMAIARPYLLPLMTSSGAGGNDLFNELSRQAAEVGSRALGIPRRLDESLSRIEQGDLQVQIRAGETDRLLRRLALAQQSAGQSFLLGGLAVAAALLAASSRPALTAVPLVLGLPVGLGWLKLQARLKRDGRLEQLPAAATVVSSEPPTA, from the coding sequence GGAGCGCCGAGCCGAGCGGCAGCGGCGGCGCGCCCGCTGGCTGGTCGGTGAATTTCTGGCCCTCGGCTCGGCCTTCATCAAGCTCGGGCAGCTGCTCTCGGCCCGGCCCGATGTGCTGCCGGCCGACGTGGTCGAGGAGTTCGCGCGCCTGCAGGATCGGGTGCCCAGCTTCCCGTTCAGCGTCGTTGAGGAGCTGCTCAGCCAGGAGCTGGGCGAGCGCTGCGCCGAGATCATCGACCTGGAGGTGGAGCCGCTCGGGTCCGCCAGCCTCGCCCAGGTGCATCGCGCCAGCCTGCGCAGCGGTCGTCAGGTGGTGTTCAAGGTGCAGCGGCCGGGCCTGGAGCAGCGCTTCCGTCTCGATCTGGAGGTGCTGCAGCAGGTGGCCGCCGCGGTGCAGCGCCACCCCCGCTGGGGCCTGGGCCGCGACTGGCTCGGCATCGCCAAGGAGTGTCGCCGCGTGCTGCTGCGCGAGCTTGATTTCCGCCTGGAGGCCGAGCACGCCGCGCGCTTCCGCCAGCAGTTCCTCGATGACCCCGGCATCCGTGTGCCGGCGGTGGTCTGGGAGCTCTCCTCGCGCCGGGTGCTCTGCCTCGACTACGTGCCCGGCATCAAGATCACCGACCGCGCCGCGTTGATCGAGGCGGGCCTGTCGCCGTCCGCGGTGGCCGAGAAGGGAGCCGCGAGCTACCTGCAGCAGCTGGTGCGCTTCGGCTTCTTCCACGCCGATCCCCACCCCGGCAACCTGGCGGTGGCCAGTGATGGTGCCCTCATCTACTACGACTTCGGGATGATGGGGCAGATCTCCGAGCGGCTGCGCAGTCGCATCGGCCGCATGGTGCGCCAGGCCGCCGCCCGCGATGCCGCCGGCCTGGTCGGAGAGCTGCAGCAGGCCGGCGTGATCGCCGCCGGCATCGATCCGGGGCCGGTGCGGCGTCTGGTGCGTCTGATGCTCAACGAGGCGCTGACGCCGCCGTTCACGGCCGATGTGCTGGGCAAGCTCTCGGGCGATCTCTACGACCTGGTCTATGGCCAGCCGTTCCGTCTGCCTCCGGAGCTGATCTTCGTGATGCGGGCCCTGTCCACCTTCGAAGGCGTGGGCCGCAGCCTGGATCCGGGCTTTAGCCTGATGGCGATCGCCCGCCCCTATCTGCTGCCCCTCATGACCTCCAGCGGCGCCGGCGGCAACGATCTGTTCAATGAGCTCTCGCGCCAGGCGGCCGAGGTGGGCAGCCGTGCGCTGGGCATCCCCCGCCGGCTCGACGAAAGCCTCTCGCGCATCGAGCAGGGGGATCTGCAGGTGCAGATCCGCGCCGGCGAGACCGACCGCCTCCTGCGTCGCCTCGCCCTGGCCCAGCAGTCCGCCGGTCAGTCTTTCCTGCTGGGAGGTCTGGCGGTGGCCGCGGCCCTGCTGGCCGCCAGCAGCCGCCCGGCCCTGACGGCCGTGCCTCTGGTGCTGGGTCTGCCGGTGGGGCTCGGATGGCTGAAGCTCCAGGCCCGCCTCAAGCGTGATGGCCGCCTCGAGCAGCTGCCTGCGGCGGCGACGGTGGTCAGCAGCGAGCCTCCGACGGCCTGA
- a CDS encoding GGDEF domain-containing protein, whose translation MGLSLTAASTLLTYRVLHEQMESLGASVVDHLSSSNCTAITKVLSALSVARSEVVSGESEHLSTTPAPSTAIGVLTPSTRELATFQANGISRAEALSVLQSLPGGSLAAAPSSDMATQIARASRSTLAELQTHRCNLGYGLNPMAVRVFGIPALNKDHGHHAHGHQPSGPKPQPTQPAGEASSWLAFLYGPWPTRSPDRIAFALVDLNATTMQASGHDHSLNDMFPGGSGELAMRVQVKPATVLKDPLTLHRAMPSLEEEDHKLLGLKLVPFANQLLQTEISIDHSRLDRVPRRSSAFVFLIGLLATSAVVLMSRSSQIRMRRLNQVLAAESRTDGLTRVANRRAWDEALIREESRRRRHGHRYGLLVIDLDGFKQINDAQGHAQGDAILQQAAKELKDELRDTDLLARVGGDEFAVLVFQPNTGCLDDLVKRLRVRLQTMGIQASIGAVLSEAGRSLEQTWSLADQAMYRVKGRPAATPSPQPNPTPPATSP comes from the coding sequence GTGGGCCTGTCGCTGACGGCGGCGTCCACCCTGCTCACCTACCGGGTGCTGCACGAGCAGATGGAGTCCCTGGGCGCGTCGGTGGTCGATCACCTGTCGTCCTCCAATTGCACGGCCATCACCAAGGTCCTCTCGGCCTTGTCCGTGGCCCGCAGCGAGGTGGTCAGCGGCGAGTCTGAACACCTGAGCACAACGCCAGCACCATCGACAGCGATCGGCGTGCTCACTCCCTCCACCCGGGAGCTGGCAACCTTCCAAGCCAATGGAATCAGCCGGGCTGAGGCCCTCTCCGTGCTGCAGAGCCTTCCCGGCGGCAGCCTGGCCGCCGCGCCTTCCAGCGACATGGCGACACAGATCGCCCGGGCCTCCCGGTCCACCCTCGCCGAGCTGCAGACCCATCGCTGCAACCTGGGGTACGGCCTCAACCCCATGGCGGTCCGGGTCTTCGGCATTCCCGCCCTGAACAAGGATCACGGGCATCACGCTCACGGCCACCAGCCCAGCGGCCCGAAGCCGCAGCCGACGCAGCCTGCAGGTGAGGCTTCCTCATGGCTCGCCTTTCTCTATGGGCCATGGCCGACCAGGAGCCCCGACCGGATCGCCTTCGCCCTGGTGGACCTGAACGCCACCACCATGCAGGCCAGCGGCCACGATCACAGTCTCAACGACATGTTTCCGGGCGGGTCGGGCGAGTTGGCCATGCGCGTGCAGGTCAAGCCCGCCACCGTGCTGAAGGATCCGCTGACGCTGCATCGGGCCATGCCGAGTCTGGAGGAGGAGGACCACAAACTGCTCGGCCTCAAGCTGGTGCCGTTCGCCAACCAGCTGCTGCAGACAGAGATCAGCATCGACCACAGCCGGCTCGATCGCGTCCCACGCCGGAGCTCCGCCTTTGTGTTCCTGATCGGACTGCTCGCCACCAGTGCCGTCGTGCTGATGAGCCGCAGCTCCCAGATCCGGATGCGACGGCTGAATCAGGTCCTGGCGGCGGAAAGCCGCACCGATGGCCTGACCCGCGTGGCCAACCGGCGTGCCTGGGATGAGGCTCTGATCCGCGAGGAGAGCCGCCGCCGCCGCCACGGTCACCGCTACGGACTGCTGGTGATCGATCTGGATGGCTTCAAGCAGATCAATGATGCGCAGGGCCATGCACAGGGGGACGCGATCCTGCAGCAGGCGGCGAAGGAGCTGAAGGATGAACTGCGCGACACCGACCTGCTGGCCCGAGTCGGCGGCGACGAATTCGCCGTGCTCGTGTTCCAGCCGAACACAGGCTGCCTCGACGACCTGGTGAAGCGGCTGCGTGTCCGCCTGCAGACGATGGGGATCCAGGCCTCGATCGGAGCGGTACTCAGCGAAGCCGGCAGGAGCCTGGAGCAGACCTGGTCCCTGGCGGATCAGGCGATGTACCGCGTCAAGGGCCGCCCCGCGGCGACCCCGTCGCCCCAACCCAACCCCACCCCCCCTGCAACTTCTCCATGA
- the eno gene encoding phosphopyruvate hydratase, with protein MLDSLDFVIDSIVAREVLDSRGTPTVEAEVWLEGGVSGRAIVPSGASTGAHEAHELRDGGRAYFGKGVSKAVENIEERIAPALCGLSSLDQVAVDGAMNELDGSDNKSALGANAILAVSLANAHAAARAVNLPLYRYLGGPLANLLPVPLMNVINGGAHASNSLDFQEFMIVPHGAGSFREALRMGAEVFHTLKGLIHERGMSTAVGDEGGFAPDLGNDAAGDILVQAIEKAGYRPGDQISLALDVASTEFFKDGRYAFGGGSYSSAEMVEELAKLASRYPIVSIEDGIAEDDWEGWRLLTEKLGSTVQLVGDDLFVTNTERLQQGIERGVANSILIKVNQIGSLTETLQAIDLAGRAGYTSVISHRSGETEDVTIADLSVATRAGQIKTGSLSRSDRVAKYNQLLRIEDELGSQAVYAGTVDRGPRGKGI; from the coding sequence GTGCTCGATTCCCTCGACTTCGTGATCGATTCGATCGTCGCCCGCGAGGTGCTCGATTCACGCGGCACGCCCACCGTCGAGGCCGAGGTGTGGCTGGAGGGAGGCGTCAGCGGCCGCGCGATCGTGCCCAGCGGCGCCAGCACCGGCGCCCACGAAGCCCACGAGCTGCGCGACGGCGGCCGCGCCTATTTCGGCAAGGGCGTCAGCAAGGCGGTCGAGAACATCGAGGAGCGCATCGCGCCGGCCCTGTGCGGCCTCAGCTCCCTCGACCAGGTGGCCGTCGACGGCGCCATGAACGAGCTCGACGGCAGCGACAACAAGTCGGCGCTGGGTGCCAACGCGATCCTGGCGGTGAGCCTGGCCAACGCCCACGCCGCCGCCCGCGCCGTCAATCTGCCCCTCTACCGCTATCTGGGCGGCCCGCTGGCCAACCTGCTGCCGGTGCCGCTGATGAACGTGATCAACGGCGGCGCCCACGCCTCGAACAGCCTGGACTTCCAGGAATTCATGATCGTGCCCCACGGCGCCGGCAGCTTCCGCGAGGCGCTGCGCATGGGCGCGGAGGTGTTCCACACGCTCAAGGGCCTGATCCACGAGCGCGGCATGAGCACAGCGGTGGGCGATGAGGGCGGCTTCGCCCCCGACCTGGGCAACGACGCCGCCGGCGACATCCTGGTTCAGGCGATCGAGAAGGCCGGCTATCGCCCCGGCGATCAGATCTCGCTGGCGCTGGATGTGGCCAGCACCGAGTTCTTCAAGGACGGCCGCTATGCCTTCGGTGGCGGCAGCTACAGCAGCGCCGAGATGGTGGAGGAACTCGCCAAGCTGGCGAGCCGCTATCCGATCGTCTCGATCGAGGACGGCATCGCCGAGGACGACTGGGAGGGGTGGCGCCTGCTCACCGAGAAGCTGGGCAGCACCGTGCAGCTGGTGGGCGACGACCTGTTCGTCACCAACACCGAGCGGCTGCAGCAGGGCATCGAGCGGGGCGTGGCCAACTCGATCCTGATCAAGGTGAACCAGATCGGCTCCCTCACCGAGACGCTGCAGGCAATCGACCTGGCCGGCCGCGCCGGCTACACCAGCGTGATCAGCCACCGCAGCGGCGAGACCGAAGACGTGACCATAGCCGACCTGTCGGTGGCCACCCGCGCCGGCCAGATCAAGACCGGCTCGCTCAGCCGCAGCGACCGGGTCGCCAAGTACAACCAGCTGCTGCGCATCGAGGACGAACTGGGCAGCCAGGCCGTCTACGCCGGCACGGTGGACCGGGGTCCGCGGGGCAAGGGGATCTGA
- the gloA gene encoding lactoylglutathione lyase: MRLLHTMLRVGNLERSLAFYIDVLGMQLLRRRDNPEHRYTLAFVGYGSESETAVLELTHNWDIDHYDLGTAYGHIAIGCDQVAATCAVIRERGGRVVREPGPVKGGSTVIAFVEDPDGYRIELIERPVAAMPPGGTGSAAGAGLASPAS; encoded by the coding sequence ATGCGATTGCTCCACACCATGCTGCGGGTGGGGAACCTGGAGCGTTCCCTTGCCTTCTACATCGATGTGCTCGGCATGCAGCTGCTGCGTCGCCGTGACAATCCCGAGCACCGTTACACCCTGGCCTTCGTGGGCTATGGGTCCGAGAGCGAGACCGCCGTGCTCGAGCTCACCCACAACTGGGACATCGATCACTACGACCTCGGGACGGCTTACGGCCACATCGCCATCGGCTGCGATCAGGTGGCGGCCACCTGCGCGGTGATCCGCGAGCGGGGTGGCCGCGTGGTGCGGGAGCCCGGGCCGGTGAAGGGCGGCAGCACCGTGATCGCCTTCGTCGAGGATCCCGACGGCTATCGCATCGAGCTGATCGAGCGCCCCGTCGCTGCCATGCCCCCGGGGGGGACAGGCAGCGCCGCCGGCGCCGGCCTCGCTTCGCCCGCGTCCTGA